The Streptomonospora litoralis genome window below encodes:
- a CDS encoding FmdB family zinc ribbon protein: MPRYEYRCRDCGETFERSRPMAESDRPAECSRGHADTVKLLSTVAVGNTAEAPAAAGGCCGGGCCS; encoded by the coding sequence ATGCCTCGCTACGAGTACCGCTGCCGCGACTGCGGTGAGACCTTCGAGCGCTCCCGCCCGATGGCGGAGTCCGACCGCCCCGCGGAGTGCTCCCGCGGCCATGCCGACACCGTGAAACTGCTGTCCACTGTCGCCGTGGGCAACACCGCCGAGGCCCCCGCCGCAGCCGGCGGTTGCTGCGGCGGGGGCTGCTGCTCCTAG
- a CDS encoding HNH endonuclease, protein MSRASSTEGGTIHRHVLLLNASYEPLTTLPLRRAILLVLREKAEVVHGDAGGTALHSATTALSVPSVIRLRRYIRVPYRRRVPLTRVALMRRDANHCAYCGKRAETIDHVIPRSRGGAHVWENVVASCKPCNHRKADRLLDELGWKLNVTPTVPRGMHWRLINGENHGDPQWAPYMARVAA, encoded by the coding sequence GTGAGCCGCGCAAGCAGTACGGAGGGTGGCACAATACACCGCCACGTACTGCTTCTCAACGCGAGCTACGAGCCGCTGACGACTCTACCGCTGCGCCGGGCCATCCTGCTCGTGCTTCGGGAGAAAGCCGAAGTGGTGCACGGCGACGCCGGCGGCACCGCCCTGCATTCGGCCACCACCGCGCTTTCGGTGCCTTCGGTCATCCGGCTCCGACGCTACATCAGAGTGCCCTACCGGCGCCGCGTCCCCTTGACGCGGGTCGCCCTGATGCGGCGCGATGCCAATCACTGCGCCTACTGCGGGAAGCGGGCCGAGACCATCGACCACGTCATCCCCCGCAGCCGCGGCGGTGCGCACGTATGGGAGAACGTAGTGGCCTCCTGCAAACCGTGCAACCACCGCAAGGCCGACCGCCTGCTCGACGAGCTTGGCTGGAAGCTGAACGTGACACCCACGGTTCCCCGCGGGATGCACTGGCGGCTCATCAACGGGGAGAACCACGGCGATCCCCAGTGGGCACCGTACATGGCACGGGTGGCGGCCTGA
- a CDS encoding MFS transporter encodes MLSSYRRLFAIPHVRGLLFWSLFARLQQGGLPIAVTFLVAGWTGSYALAGLVSGGLTVGTAVAGPVRGRLADRRSKARLMLSSAAVYGAGLAALALLPAALWWAAVPLALATGLFMPPATQIARSIWPRLTSGPTRQTMFAAEATLQELLFIGGPLLAAAAVGAAGSRVGVAVMAVLPCVGALGFAWSLRRAGLSEPLPPEETAPGSGAPARRSLLLNPRIALVVAMTAMLAAGLGAVDLTAVAWARELGSPGYAGALMAVYAAGSGVGGLVAGTFTAPPRLSRRAIATAAGTVLLVPLLPPIVQLPSPWLVTPVLFAAGLAIAPTIAAITERLGEVAPPHRRGEAYGWFSSAITGGISLAAPLTGWLIDFGGVAAGAAGAAAAAVLAALAALRLGSPAAAPKRTTAAAGAPPTDAPPPAEPTARGE; translated from the coding sequence ATGCTGTCGTCCTACCGCCGCCTCTTCGCAATCCCCCATGTCCGCGGCCTGCTGTTCTGGTCGCTGTTCGCGCGGCTGCAGCAGGGGGGACTGCCGATCGCGGTGACATTCCTGGTGGCGGGCTGGACCGGCTCCTACGCCCTCGCCGGCCTGGTCTCGGGCGGGCTGACGGTGGGCACCGCCGTGGCCGGGCCCGTTCGCGGACGCCTGGCCGATCGCCGCTCCAAGGCGCGGCTGATGCTGAGCTCGGCCGCGGTCTACGGGGCCGGGCTGGCCGCCCTCGCACTGCTGCCGGCGGCACTGTGGTGGGCGGCCGTACCACTGGCGCTGGCCACCGGGCTGTTCATGCCGCCGGCCACCCAGATCGCCCGTTCGATCTGGCCGCGCCTCACCTCCGGGCCCACCCGCCAGACCATGTTCGCCGCCGAGGCCACGCTGCAGGAGCTGCTGTTCATCGGCGGCCCGCTACTGGCAGCGGCCGCGGTGGGCGCGGCCGGCAGCCGGGTGGGCGTCGCCGTCATGGCGGTGCTGCCGTGCGTCGGCGCCCTCGGTTTCGCCTGGAGCCTGCGGCGGGCGGGGCTGTCGGAGCCGCTGCCGCCCGAGGAGACGGCGCCCGGCTCAGGCGCCCCGGCGCGCCGCTCGCTGCTGCTCAATCCGCGGATCGCGCTCGTAGTGGCCATGACCGCGATGCTGGCCGCCGGGCTGGGCGCCGTCGACCTGACGGCGGTGGCCTGGGCGCGCGAACTGGGGTCGCCGGGCTATGCGGGCGCGCTGATGGCCGTCTACGCCGCGGGCTCGGGCGTGGGCGGCCTGGTCGCGGGCACCTTCACGGCGCCGCCGCGGCTGTCCCGCCGGGCGATCGCCACCGCGGCGGGCACCGTGCTGCTGGTCCCCCTGCTACCGCCGATCGTGCAGCTACCCTCTCCGTGGCTGGTCACGCCCGTGCTGTTCGCTGCAGGCCTGGCCATCGCCCCCACGATCGCCGCGATCACCGAGCGGCTGGGCGAGGTGGCGCCGCCGCACCGCCGGGGCGAGGCCTACGGGTGGTTCTCCTCGGCCATCACCGGCGGAATCTCCCTGGCAGCGCCCCTGACGGGCTGGCTGATCGACTTCGGCGGTGTCGCCGCGGGCGCGGCGGGTGCCGCTGCAGCGGCGGTACTGGCGGCCCTGGCCGCACTGCGCCTGGGATCGCCTGCGGCCGCACCTAAGCGGACCACAGCGGCGGCCGGCGCTCCGCCCACGGACGCGCCGCCTCCAGCTGAGCCGACAGCGAGAGGAGAGTAG
- the ilvD gene encoding dihydroxy-acid dehydratase — MPALRSRTVTHGRNMAGARALMRASGVEREDFGKPIVAIANSFTQFVPGHVHLREVADVVSGAVREAGGVPREFNTIAVDDGIAMGHGGMLYSLPSREVIADAVEYMVNAHCADALVCVSNCDKITPGMLLAAMRLNVPTVFVSGGPMEAGKATVVNGTAVTERKLDLVDAMVASADESVSQSELDELEESACPTCGSCSGMFTANSMNCLTEAMGLALPGNGTVLATHVARKRLYEDAGRKVVEVARRYYEDDDSSVLPLSIASPAAFANAMALDVAMGGSTNTILHLLAAATEAGVKFGLPDIDQLSRGVPCLCKVAPNSDKYHIEDVHRAGGIPAIMGALARGGLLDTSVPTVHGATLGEYLAKWDIAADTCDNDARELFYAAPGGKRTTKAYSQDVRWETLDTDREEGCVREVAHAYTADGGLAVLYGNLAPDGAIVKTAGVEEELHTFTGPAKVFESQEEAVDGILNKRVEPGDVVVIRYEGPKGGPGMQEMLYPTSFLKGRGLGKACALITDGRFSGGTSGLSIGHASPEAGQGGDIALVHDGDTVAIDIPNRSLHLEVSAEELDARRERLIAELGAFRPRDRERPVTQALRAYAAMATSASTGAARDVTQIER, encoded by the coding sequence ATGCCCGCGCTGCGCTCACGCACCGTCACCCACGGCAGGAACATGGCCGGAGCGCGCGCCCTCATGCGCGCGTCCGGAGTGGAACGCGAGGACTTCGGCAAGCCGATCGTCGCGATCGCCAACAGCTTCACGCAGTTCGTGCCGGGCCACGTCCACCTTCGCGAGGTCGCCGACGTCGTTTCCGGGGCCGTGCGCGAGGCGGGCGGGGTACCGCGGGAGTTCAACACGATCGCCGTCGACGACGGCATCGCCATGGGCCATGGCGGCATGCTCTACTCGCTGCCCAGCCGCGAGGTGATCGCCGACGCGGTCGAGTACATGGTCAACGCCCATTGCGCCGATGCCCTGGTCTGCGTGTCCAACTGCGACAAGATCACGCCGGGCATGCTGCTGGCGGCGATGCGGCTGAACGTGCCCACCGTCTTCGTCTCCGGCGGGCCGATGGAGGCCGGCAAGGCCACCGTGGTGAACGGCACCGCCGTCACCGAGCGCAAACTCGACCTGGTCGACGCGATGGTCGCCTCGGCCGACGAGAGCGTCTCGCAGTCCGAGCTGGACGAGCTGGAGGAGTCCGCCTGCCCCACCTGCGGCTCGTGCTCGGGCATGTTCACCGCCAACTCGATGAACTGCCTGACCGAGGCCATGGGGCTGGCGCTGCCGGGCAACGGCACGGTGCTGGCCACCCACGTCGCCCGCAAGCGGCTCTACGAGGACGCCGGGCGCAAGGTCGTCGAGGTCGCCCGCCGCTACTACGAGGATGACGACTCCTCGGTGCTGCCGCTGTCCATCGCGTCGCCGGCGGCCTTCGCCAACGCCATGGCGCTGGACGTCGCCATGGGGGGCTCGACCAACACCATCCTGCACCTGCTCGCGGCGGCCACCGAGGCGGGTGTGAAGTTCGGCCTGCCCGACATCGACCAGCTCTCCCGCGGTGTGCCCTGCCTGTGCAAGGTGGCGCCGAACTCCGACAAGTACCACATCGAGGACGTGCACCGGGCGGGCGGCATCCCGGCCATCATGGGCGCGCTCGCCCGCGGCGGGCTGCTGGACACCTCGGTGCCCACGGTCCACGGCGCCACGCTGGGCGAGTACCTCGCCAAGTGGGACATCGCCGCCGACACCTGCGACAACGACGCCCGCGAGCTGTTCTACGCCGCCCCCGGAGGCAAGCGCACGACCAAGGCGTACTCCCAGGACGTCCGCTGGGAGACCCTCGACACCGACCGCGAGGAGGGCTGCGTCCGCGAGGTCGCCCACGCCTACACCGCGGACGGCGGGCTGGCGGTCCTCTACGGCAACCTCGCGCCCGACGGCGCCATCGTGAAGACCGCCGGCGTCGAGGAGGAACTGCACACCTTCACCGGCCCGGCGAAGGTGTTCGAAAGCCAGGAAGAGGCCGTCGACGGCATCCTGAACAAGCGGGTGGAGCCGGGCGACGTCGTCGTCATCCGCTACGAGGGCCCCAAGGGCGGGCCCGGTATGCAGGAGATGCTCTACCCCACGAGCTTCCTCAAGGGCCGCGGGCTGGGCAAGGCGTGCGCGCTGATCACCGACGGCCGGTTCTCCGGCGGGACGTCGGGTCTGTCCATCGGCCACGCCTCGCCCGAGGCCGGCCAGGGCGGCGACATCGCTTTGGTGCACGACGGCGACACCGTGGCCATCGACATCCCCAACCGCTCGCTGCACCTGGAGGTCTCCGCGGAGGAGCTCGACGCCCGCCGCGAGCGGCTCATCGCCGAGCTGGGCGCGTTCCGGCCCCGCGATCGGGAGCGCCCGGTCACCCAGGCGCTGCGCGCCTACGCCGCGATGGCCACATCGGCCTCCACCGGGGCGGCACGCGACGTCACCCAGATCGAGCGCTAG
- a CDS encoding nuclease-related domain-containing protein — MESATSVNGAAQQSSSGSPFSSSRTTSSSGTQGSNAAARKTYGALASRSARRLLLRGGVVAVAGAAGGFLTGDWRIGATFAAAALIAMIVYSSRRQSEVPRWRRPSAAQRRTEAQLRVMKRVGYRVLHARGIPGGNGQIDHFVVGRRGAFAIDSEAWDKRLPLRNKLEKLYHGKFSRNERIDEALEEAREAERLISEYLGRDVSVRPSLAIYGPGLPWDSHNLRGVDVISGTKVRKWLRTGKPRQLTDKEIEEIHDAAQQVLPARY, encoded by the coding sequence GTGGAATCGGCAACCTCAGTCAACGGCGCCGCGCAGCAGAGCAGCTCCGGCTCGCCCTTCAGTAGTTCCCGAACGACGAGTTCCAGTGGCACCCAGGGCTCCAACGCCGCGGCCCGCAAGACTTACGGCGCGCTGGCCTCGCGATCGGCTCGGCGCCTGCTGCTCCGCGGAGGCGTCGTCGCCGTCGCGGGCGCGGCCGGCGGATTCCTCACCGGCGACTGGCGGATCGGCGCCACCTTCGCGGCAGCCGCGCTGATCGCCATGATCGTCTACTCCTCGCGGCGCCAGTCCGAGGTTCCGCGGTGGCGCCGGCCGTCGGCGGCGCAGCGCCGCACCGAGGCGCAACTGCGCGTGATGAAGCGGGTGGGATACCGCGTGCTGCACGCCCGCGGCATCCCCGGCGGCAACGGCCAGATCGACCACTTCGTCGTGGGCCGCCGCGGGGCGTTCGCCATCGACTCCGAGGCGTGGGACAAGCGCCTGCCGCTGCGCAACAAGCTCGAAAAGCTCTACCACGGCAAGTTCTCCCGCAACGAGCGGATCGACGAGGCCCTTGAAGAGGCGCGCGAAGCCGAGCGCCTGATCAGCGAGTACCTCGGGCGCGACGTCTCGGTGCGCCCGTCGCTGGCCATCTACGGCCCGGGACTGCCCTGGGACAGCCACAACCTGCGCGGTGTCGACGTGATCAGCGGCACCAAGGTCCGCAAGTGGCTGCGCACCGGAAAACCCCGCCAGCTGACCGACAAAGAGATCGAGGAGATCCACGACGCCGCGCAGCAGGTGCTGCCCGCCCGGTACTGA
- the pepN gene encoding aminopeptidase N: protein MAGNLTREEARERARILSVGSYTVELDLTGGDQTFESRTVVRFDCEEPGADTFIDLTAPSVSSVVLNGEELDPAEVFDGGRIALRGLQARNELRVLAEAAFMRTGEGLHRFVDPVDGRTYLYTQFETSDAQRMYACFDQPDLKASFELTVFAPADFEVVSNSAPDVSAAAVEDPEGPKSRWHFPATDPVSTYITALIAGPYHVVRDEHDGIPLGVYCRASLAEYLDADAILEVTKQGFDFYHRLFGLRYPFDKYDQLFVPEFNAGAMENAGAVTFLEDYVFRSRVTDARYERRAETILHEMAHMWFGDLVTMRWWDDLWLNESFATFASVYCQVNATKWTEAWTTFANVEKAWALRQDQLPSTHPIAADIPDMQAVEVNFDGITYAKGASVLKQLVAYVGEDSFFAGVRAYFAEHAWGNTELSDLLRHLEQASGRDLSSWSREWLETAGVNTMRPEFEVDADGAFTSFAVRQEASEEYPTLRSHRLAVGLYDRTEQGVVRRDRVELDVSGERTEVPDLVGKARPDLILVNDDDLTFTKIRLDERSLRTVVESAGEITESLPRALCFAAAWDMTRDGEMAARDHVRLVVSGIGGVGDVMVVQTLLRQAVAALHQYTDPSWRDSGFDMLAGRLRDLLTSAEPGGDLQLAYAHGFADAAAGAEHLSLLQGLLDGAITVEGLTIDTDLRWTLLRRLVTAGRAGEKEIAAELDLDPTATGERHAAGCRAAIPAPEAKAQAWDRIRSGEMANAEFRATLSGFTEPSQRELYRPYVERYFALLDQAWREWTGEFAQTFAEMAYPGHLVEEETIRRTEEYIEKQHPAPALRRLLVEGEAGVRRALNAQACDARAAG from the coding sequence GTGGCGGGCAATCTGACGCGCGAGGAGGCACGGGAGCGGGCTCGCATCCTCAGCGTGGGCTCCTACACCGTGGAGCTCGACCTCACCGGCGGCGACCAGACCTTCGAGTCCCGCACGGTTGTCAGGTTCGACTGCGAAGAGCCGGGAGCCGACACCTTCATCGACCTGACCGCGCCGAGCGTGTCCTCGGTCGTGCTCAACGGCGAGGAGCTGGACCCGGCCGAGGTGTTCGACGGGGGCCGCATCGCACTGCGCGGCCTGCAGGCCCGCAACGAACTGCGGGTGCTGGCCGAGGCGGCCTTCATGCGCACCGGCGAGGGCCTGCACCGCTTCGTGGACCCGGTCGACGGCCGGACCTACCTTTACACGCAGTTCGAGACGTCCGACGCCCAGCGCATGTACGCCTGCTTCGACCAGCCGGACCTCAAGGCCTCCTTCGAACTGACCGTTTTCGCGCCGGCCGACTTCGAGGTGGTCTCCAACAGTGCCCCGGACGTCTCGGCCGCGGCGGTGGAGGACCCGGAGGGCCCCAAGTCGCGCTGGCACTTCCCCGCGACCGACCCGGTCTCGACTTACATCACGGCGCTGATCGCCGGCCCCTACCACGTCGTCCGCGACGAGCACGACGGCATCCCGCTCGGCGTCTACTGCCGGGCCTCGCTGGCGGAGTACCTCGACGCCGACGCGATCCTCGAAGTGACCAAGCAGGGCTTCGACTTCTACCACCGGCTGTTCGGACTGCGGTACCCCTTCGACAAGTACGACCAGCTCTTCGTACCGGAGTTCAATGCCGGCGCCATGGAGAACGCCGGAGCCGTGACCTTCCTGGAGGACTACGTCTTCCGCTCCCGGGTCACCGACGCCCGCTACGAGCGCCGCGCCGAGACCATCCTGCACGAGATGGCGCACATGTGGTTCGGCGACCTGGTGACCATGCGCTGGTGGGACGACCTGTGGCTGAACGAGTCGTTCGCGACCTTCGCCAGTGTCTACTGCCAGGTCAACGCCACCAAGTGGACCGAGGCCTGGACCACCTTCGCCAACGTGGAGAAGGCGTGGGCGCTGCGCCAGGACCAGCTGCCCTCCACCCACCCCATCGCCGCCGACATCCCCGACATGCAGGCGGTGGAGGTCAACTTCGACGGCATCACCTACGCCAAGGGCGCCTCGGTGCTCAAGCAGCTGGTGGCCTATGTCGGTGAGGACTCCTTCTTCGCCGGGGTGCGCGCCTACTTCGCCGAGCACGCCTGGGGCAACACCGAGCTGTCGGACCTGCTGCGCCACCTGGAGCAGGCGTCGGGCCGCGACCTGTCGAGCTGGTCGCGGGAGTGGCTGGAGACCGCCGGCGTCAACACCATGCGCCCGGAGTTCGAGGTCGACGCGGACGGCGCGTTCACCTCCTTCGCGGTGCGCCAGGAGGCCTCCGAGGAGTACCCGACGCTGCGCTCGCACCGGCTGGCGGTCGGGCTCTACGACCGCACCGAGCAGGGCGTGGTCCGCCGCGACCGAGTCGAGCTGGACGTCTCCGGCGAGCGCACCGAGGTGCCCGACCTCGTGGGCAAGGCCCGACCCGACCTGATCCTGGTCAACGACGACGACCTCACCTTCACCAAGATCCGGCTGGACGAGCGCTCCCTGCGCACCGTCGTCGAGAGCGCCGGCGAGATCACGGAGTCGCTGCCGCGCGCGTTGTGCTTCGCCGCGGCCTGGGACATGACCCGCGACGGCGAGATGGCCGCCCGCGACCACGTCCGGCTGGTGGTGTCGGGCATCGGCGGCGTCGGCGACGTGATGGTCGTGCAGACCCTGCTGCGCCAGGCCGTGGCGGCGCTGCACCAGTACACCGACCCCTCCTGGCGCGACAGCGGCTTCGACATGCTCGCCGGGCGCCTGCGCGATCTGCTCACCTCGGCCGAACCCGGCGGCGACCTGCAGCTGGCTTACGCCCACGGGTTCGCCGACGCGGCGGCAGGCGCCGAGCACCTGTCGCTGCTGCAAGGACTGCTGGACGGCGCGATCACGGTCGAGGGCCTGACGATCGATACCGACCTGCGCTGGACGCTGCTGCGCCGGCTGGTGACCGCGGGGCGGGCCGGCGAGAAGGAGATCGCCGCCGAGCTGGACCTCGACCCGACCGCGACCGGAGAGCGCCACGCCGCCGGCTGCCGCGCCGCGATCCCCGCCCCCGAGGCCAAGGCCCAGGCGTGGGACCGGATCCGCTCCGGCGAGATGGCCAACGCGGAGTTCCGCGCAACGCTGTCCGGGTTCACCGAGCCCTCGCAGCGCGAGCTGTACCGGCCCTACGTCGAGCGCTACTTCGCCCTGCTGGACCAGGCATGGCGGGAGTGGACCGGAGAGTTCGCCCAGACCTTCGCCGAGATGGCCTACCCCGGCCACCTCGTGGAGGAGGAGACCATCCGGCGCACCGAGGAGTACATCGAGAAGCAGCACCCGGCCCCGGCGCTGCGCCGCCTGCTCGTGGAGGGCGAGGCCGGCGTGCGGCGCGCGCTGAACGCCCAGGCCTGCGACGCGCGCGCGGCGGGATAG
- a CDS encoding amidase — MAEIHELTAIQQAEAVRRREISPVEITAHYLSRIERIDGRLGAFITVANEFAREQARKAEEAALSDTPGEPPPLLGVPIPIKDLEPVAGLRYTAGSAVHADRVAEADSDAVAELRAAGAVVTGKTNTPEFGCPCHTENDIAPAARTPWDLSRSAGGSSGGAAAAVAAGLAPAAHAGDGGGSIRIPASACGVFGIKPTRGRVTAGPFRPDYIGLSTAGPIARTVADAALVLDIISVNRPGDYFTAPPLPTGETFLGSALRDPGRLRIARFGASPVPGATVAPEVSAAYEEAAELLGELGHDVEDIEPPVDDDLMESFELVWAAMAASEPVDPADEHLLRPLTRMLRERAASSSIAAYMGATARLQNAVRAVLPRLMPYDAVLTPTLARPPAPVGHFDAGGDPAEELRRMTEFTPFTSLFNITGQPSVSVPLHWSEEGLPIGVMLSGRLGGEPTLLSLSAQLEAARPWAERRPPLWSA; from the coding sequence ATGGCCGAGATCCACGAGCTGACGGCGATCCAGCAGGCCGAGGCCGTCCGCCGGCGCGAAATCTCCCCGGTGGAGATCACCGCGCACTACCTCTCCCGCATCGAGCGCATCGACGGACGACTCGGGGCCTTCATAACGGTTGCGAACGAATTCGCCCGCGAACAGGCCCGGAAGGCGGAAGAAGCGGCGCTGTCCGACACGCCGGGCGAGCCGCCGCCGCTGCTGGGCGTTCCGATTCCGATCAAGGACCTGGAACCCGTGGCAGGACTGCGCTACACCGCGGGCTCGGCGGTGCATGCCGACCGCGTCGCCGAAGCCGACTCCGATGCCGTCGCCGAGTTGCGCGCCGCCGGCGCGGTCGTCACCGGCAAGACCAACACCCCCGAATTCGGCTGCCCCTGCCACACCGAGAACGACATCGCCCCTGCCGCCCGCACCCCCTGGGACCTTTCGCGCTCGGCCGGCGGCTCCAGTGGCGGCGCCGCGGCGGCCGTGGCCGCGGGGCTGGCGCCCGCCGCCCACGCCGGCGACGGCGGCGGCTCCATCCGCATCCCCGCCAGCGCATGCGGCGTCTTCGGCATCAAGCCCACCCGCGGGCGGGTGACCGCCGGCCCCTTCCGGCCCGACTACATCGGACTTTCGACGGCGGGCCCGATCGCGCGCACCGTCGCCGACGCGGCGCTGGTGCTCGACATCATCTCGGTGAACCGCCCCGGCGACTACTTCACCGCGCCCCCGCTGCCCACCGGCGAGACCTTCCTCGGCAGTGCGCTGCGCGACCCCGGGCGGCTGCGCATCGCGCGCTTCGGCGCCTCCCCCGTCCCCGGCGCCACGGTCGCCCCCGAGGTGTCGGCCGCCTATGAGGAGGCCGCCGAGCTGCTGGGGGAGCTGGGCCACGACGTCGAGGACATCGAGCCGCCGGTCGACGACGACCTGATGGAGTCGTTCGAGCTGGTGTGGGCGGCGATGGCCGCGTCGGAGCCGGTCGATCCCGCCGACGAGCACCTGCTGCGCCCCCTCACCCGCATGCTGCGCGAGCGCGCCGCCTCCTCCTCGATCGCCGCCTACATGGGCGCCACCGCGCGGCTGCAGAACGCCGTGCGCGCGGTACTGCCCCGGCTGATGCCCTACGACGCGGTACTGACCCCGACGCTGGCCCGCCCGCCCGCGCCGGTGGGCCACTTCGACGCGGGCGGCGATCCGGCCGAGGAGTTGCGGCGGATGACGGAGTTCACCCCCTTCACCTCCCTGTTCAACATCACCGGGCAGCCCTCGGTGAGCGTTCCGCTGCACTGGAGCGAGGAGGGCCTGCCGATCGGGGTGATGCTCAGCGGGAGGCTGGGCGGCGAGCCTACTCTCCTCTCGCTGTCGGCTCAGCTGGAGGCGGCGCGTCCGTGGGCGGAGCGCCGGCCGCCGCTGTGGTCCGCTTAG
- the malQ gene encoding 4-alpha-glucanotransferase codes for MSDAELARLAEEHGVATTYEDWRGRRVHVPVDTLRHVLGSLGVDATSPRAALEEYWARQATRLLPPCLVARAGRAPQLPLPDLSRCWVEQSGGGWSEPGPHLPMGRHTLHVENGSVRQQAPLLVVPDRLDPRPGERRVWGLMAQLYSLRSRASWGMGDLRDLSELADWSARDLGADFTLVNPLHATEPVCPIEPSPYLPVSRRYSGPLNIRIEDIPEYAALEPAQREAVQRLARPLREHARTADLLDRDAVWDAKRAALMSLFQVPRTPAREAAFQSYLSREGATLVEYATWCALAEEHGRDYRAWPIELRDVAAHTVGAEALRRWPGVEFHRWLQWILDDQLAAAQAGARAAGMSLGIVHDLAVGVQPGGADAWMFADAIAPGVSVGAPPDEFNQRGQDWGQPPWHPVRLAQQGYAPFRQVLGQVLRHAGGVRMDHIMGLFRLWWVPEGASPDQGTYVRYDHEGMVGSLLLAAHEFDAAVIGEDLGTVEPWVRDHLGERGVLGTSVLWFERREDGSPRRPEEWRSDCLATVATHDLPPVASYLSAEHVELRDRLGLLNRSAAAERADAEAQVAAWRERLVELGLLDPDVDPLSEPGAVVAALHAYLVDTPARMIGVSLADVVGDRRMQNQPGTSDAYPNWRIPLTTAEGEPVLLDELMADPRLAEYARRALRPLIEPFYLESSP; via the coding sequence GTGAGTGATGCGGAGCTGGCCCGGCTGGCCGAAGAACACGGCGTCGCGACGACATACGAGGATTGGCGCGGCCGCCGCGTGCACGTGCCCGTCGACACGCTGCGCCACGTGCTGGGATCCCTCGGCGTGGACGCCACCTCGCCCCGCGCCGCCCTGGAGGAGTACTGGGCCCGCCAGGCCACGCGCCTGCTGCCGCCCTGCCTGGTCGCCCGCGCCGGACGCGCGCCGCAGCTTCCCCTGCCCGACCTCTCGCGGTGCTGGGTCGAGCAGTCCGGCGGCGGCTGGAGCGAACCGGGCCCCCACCTGCCGATGGGCAGGCACACCCTGCACGTGGAGAACGGCTCGGTGCGCCAGCAGGCGCCGCTGCTCGTGGTGCCCGACCGGCTCGACCCCCGACCGGGCGAGCGCCGGGTCTGGGGCCTGATGGCCCAGCTCTACTCACTGCGCTCGCGCGCCTCCTGGGGGATGGGCGACCTGCGCGACCTCTCCGAGTTGGCCGACTGGAGCGCCCGCGACCTCGGCGCCGACTTCACCCTGGTCAACCCACTGCACGCCACCGAGCCGGTCTGCCCCATCGAACCCTCGCCCTACCTGCCCGTCAGCCGCCGCTACAGCGGCCCGCTGAACATCCGCATCGAGGACATCCCGGAGTACGCGGCCCTGGAGCCGGCCCAGCGCGAGGCCGTCCAGCGGCTGGCCCGCCCGCTGCGCGAGCACGCCCGCACCGCCGACCTGCTCGACCGCGATGCCGTCTGGGACGCCAAGCGGGCGGCGCTGATGTCGCTCTTCCAGGTGCCGCGCACGCCCGCACGCGAGGCCGCCTTCCAGAGCTATCTCTCCCGTGAGGGCGCCACCCTGGTGGAGTACGCCACCTGGTGCGCGCTGGCCGAGGAGCACGGCCGCGACTACCGCGCCTGGCCGATCGAGCTGCGCGACGTCGCGGCCCACACCGTGGGCGCCGAAGCGCTGCGCCGCTGGCCCGGCGTGGAGTTCCACCGCTGGCTGCAGTGGATCCTGGACGACCAGCTCGCCGCCGCCCAGGCCGGAGCGCGCGCGGCCGGCATGTCGCTGGGGATCGTGCACGATCTGGCCGTGGGCGTACAGCCCGGCGGCGCCGACGCGTGGATGTTCGCAGACGCCATCGCCCCCGGTGTCAGCGTCGGTGCCCCGCCCGACGAGTTCAATCAGCGCGGCCAGGACTGGGGCCAGCCGCCCTGGCACCCGGTCCGGCTGGCCCAGCAGGGGTACGCCCCCTTCCGGCAGGTACTCGGCCAGGTGCTGCGGCACGCCGGCGGCGTGCGTATGGACCACATCATGGGCCTGTTCCGGCTCTGGTGGGTGCCCGAAGGCGCATCACCGGACCAGGGCACCTACGTGCGATACGACCATGAGGGCATGGTCGGCAGTCTGCTGCTGGCCGCCCACGAGTTCGATGCGGCGGTGATCGGCGAGGACCTGGGCACCGTCGAGCCCTGGGTCCGCGACCACCTCGGCGAACGGGGCGTGCTGGGAACCTCCGTGCTGTGGTTCGAGCGCAGGGAGGACGGCAGCCCGCGCCGCCCCGAGGAGTGGCGCTCCGACTGCCTGGCCACCGTCGCCACGCACGACCTGCCGCCGGTCGCCTCCTACCTCTCGGCCGAGCATGTGGAGCTGCGCGACCGCCTCGGGCTGCTGAACCGGTCCGCGGCCGCCGAGCGCGCCGACGCGGAGGCGCAGGTCGCCGCCTGGCGGGAGCGGCTGGTGGAGCTGGGGCTGCTCGACCCGGACGTGGACCCGCTCTCGGAGCCGGGCGCCGTGGTCGCGGCGCTGCACGCCTACCTGGTGGACACGCCCGCGCGCATGATCGGCGTGTCGCTGGCCGACGTGGTCGGCGACCGCCGGATGCAGAACCAGCCCGGCACCAGCGACGCCTACCCCAACTGGCGGATCCCGCTGACCACCGCCGAAGGCGAACCCGTGCTCCTCGACGAGCTGATGGCCGACCCGCGCCTGGCCGAGTACGCCCGCCGCGCACTGCGCCCGCTGATCGAACCGTTTTACCTGGAGTCGTCCCCGTGA